The following DNA comes from Pueribacillus theae.
TTTAACCTTGAGCGTTGTTACTAGCTCTCTAGCCCGTAGTTGAATGTAGCTAGCCCTTCGGAATATTCGTCATTATGATCAGTCCTATTCAGGACTATTACCCGTTTCGCTTCCTATCGTGAAAGGAGTGTATACATTTTCATAAGCCCCATGCATCGTCATGCCTCTAAGCGCATGATCCAAATTGTGACAATGATCCATCCATAGTCCGGGATTATTTGCCAAGAAAGCAACTTCA
Coding sequences within:
- a CDS encoding multicopper oxidase domain-containing protein yields the protein MANNPGLWMDHCHNLDHALRGMTMHGAYENVYTPFTIGSETGNSPE